Proteins encoded within one genomic window of Dyadobacter chenhuakuii:
- a CDS encoding DNA polymerase III subunit alpha translates to MLLNCHSYFSLRFGTIPEQELLQISRENGYGCIALTDINNTSGCLNFIRMAPKYDIKPIVGIDFRNGMQQQYVGLAKNNAGFQELNAFLSRHSLLKEAFPDEAPELENAVFIYPFEKLFATKKETLLPNEFIGIAQKDLNRIRFSPLYKHKEKFVVMQPLSFRNKRDFNMHRLLRSIDENTLLSKLSPAETGEESEQIMPLKVLEYHFKEKDLDFIIHNTEKLMEECSIHFNFGDDREHQNLRVYGESAKDDYQKLTSLSYQALGYRYGAHVTDEIFDRIAMELDLIQKQNFVPFFLVNHDIVSYARRKGYYYVGRGSGANSIVAYLLNITNVDPIELDLYFERFINLHRKNPPDFDIDFSWRDREDVTQYIFDIFGKNGQASLLATYSTFQHSAAVRELGKVFGLPTYEIDALSNGKFDPKKLDQISGLVIKYAGYLQDNNQPNHLSIHAGGILISERPIHYFTATDVPPKGFPTTQFDMVIAEDVGLNKYDILAQRGLAKIKETLEVIRYNRPEEQPIDIDDVKKFKTDPKINELIKQAQCIGCFYVESPAMRMLLRKLEVDNYLGLVAASSIIRPGVAKSGMMREYILRHQNPEKIQEAHPELLKLMPETYGIMVYQEDVIKVAHYFAKLTLGEADVIRRGMSGKFRGRDEFERVKKKYFKNCSDMGYAPQTTQEIWNQIASFAGYAFAKGHSASYAVESYQTLFLKAYYPLEYMVAVLNNGGGFYAPELYLHEARMMGATIMAPCVNNSNAQAVIKGKDIYLGLQFLNEIEEKTILKIVSAREQDGVYTSLNNFIDRVAISIEQLTILIRIDAFRFTGINKKTLLWKAHFRLSKTPAKVPQKQLFHTEVKDYQLPTFHSSPIDDAYDQIELLGFALCSPFDLLKNALPKSVMSKDLHAYVNREVVQYGYLVAVKNTRTARGETMQFGTFLDQEGHFIDTVHFPQVAAKFNFSVKGVYKIRGVVTEEFGFLTIEVIEITRMDSATR, encoded by the coding sequence ATGCTACTCAACTGTCACTCTTATTTCAGCCTTCGTTTTGGGACTATTCCGGAACAGGAATTGCTTCAAATAAGCAGGGAAAACGGTTATGGCTGCATTGCACTGACCGATATTAATAACACATCCGGCTGCCTGAACTTCATCAGAATGGCGCCGAAATATGACATTAAACCAATCGTAGGAATTGATTTTCGTAATGGAATGCAGCAGCAATATGTAGGGTTAGCTAAAAATAACGCCGGGTTTCAGGAGCTGAATGCTTTCCTGTCAAGACATTCTTTATTGAAAGAAGCATTCCCGGATGAAGCACCGGAGCTGGAAAATGCGGTGTTCATTTATCCCTTTGAAAAACTATTTGCTACTAAAAAAGAAACGTTGCTACCCAATGAGTTCATTGGCATTGCGCAAAAAGACTTGAACAGAATACGCTTTTCACCATTATATAAGCATAAGGAAAAGTTTGTGGTTATGCAGCCGCTGAGTTTTCGCAACAAGCGCGATTTCAACATGCACAGGCTATTGCGGTCGATCGATGAAAACACATTGCTAAGCAAGCTTTCACCTGCTGAAACGGGCGAAGAATCCGAGCAAATCATGCCGTTGAAGGTTTTAGAATATCACTTCAAGGAAAAAGATCTTGATTTCATTATCCATAACACCGAAAAACTGATGGAGGAATGCAGCATTCATTTCAATTTCGGTGATGACCGGGAGCATCAGAATCTGCGGGTTTATGGTGAAAGCGCAAAAGACGATTACCAAAAACTGACGTCACTCAGTTATCAGGCACTGGGCTATCGATACGGTGCGCATGTAACGGACGAGATTTTTGACCGGATCGCTATGGAACTCGATCTCATCCAGAAGCAGAATTTCGTGCCGTTTTTCCTGGTTAACCATGACATTGTCAGCTATGCGCGACGGAAAGGCTATTATTATGTAGGTCGCGGAAGCGGCGCGAACAGCATTGTGGCTTATCTGCTAAACATTACGAATGTTGACCCTATAGAGCTGGACCTTTATTTTGAACGTTTCATCAACCTCCACCGTAAAAATCCGCCCGATTTCGACATAGACTTTTCGTGGCGCGACCGCGAGGACGTGACACAATACATTTTCGACATTTTCGGAAAAAATGGGCAGGCATCGTTGCTGGCGACTTACAGCACATTCCAGCACAGTGCGGCCGTGCGCGAGTTAGGCAAAGTTTTCGGTTTGCCTACTTATGAGATCGATGCGCTGAGCAATGGAAAATTTGACCCGAAAAAACTGGATCAGATTTCGGGGCTGGTCATCAAGTATGCGGGTTATTTGCAGGATAATAATCAGCCGAACCATTTGAGCATTCACGCGGGCGGAATCCTCATTTCGGAAAGGCCTATCCATTATTTTACCGCAACCGATGTGCCACCCAAAGGCTTCCCTACCACGCAATTCGACATGGTGATTGCGGAAGATGTGGGACTAAACAAGTATGACATTCTTGCGCAGCGCGGATTGGCCAAGATCAAGGAAACTTTGGAAGTGATCCGATACAATCGCCCTGAGGAGCAGCCCATTGACATCGACGATGTCAAAAAATTCAAGACTGACCCAAAAATCAACGAGCTCATCAAGCAGGCGCAATGCATTGGTTGCTTTTATGTGGAATCGCCTGCTATGCGCATGCTTTTACGCAAGTTGGAGGTGGATAACTATCTCGGTCTGGTGGCGGCAAGCTCCATTATCAGGCCTGGCGTGGCGAAAAGCGGCATGATGCGCGAATACATTTTGCGGCACCAAAATCCTGAGAAAATCCAGGAAGCACATCCTGAACTATTAAAATTAATGCCCGAAACGTACGGCATTATGGTTTATCAGGAAGATGTGATCAAGGTTGCGCACTATTTTGCCAAGCTTACATTGGGCGAAGCCGATGTGATCAGGCGTGGAATGAGCGGCAAATTTCGCGGGCGCGATGAGTTTGAGCGTGTGAAGAAAAAGTATTTCAAAAACTGCTCGGATATGGGTTATGCCCCGCAAACGACACAGGAAATCTGGAATCAGATCGCCAGTTTTGCCGGCTACGCATTTGCGAAGGGACATTCTGCGTCCTATGCAGTGGAAAGTTACCAAACCCTTTTCCTGAAAGCCTATTATCCATTGGAATATATGGTCGCCGTGCTGAATAACGGCGGAGGCTTTTACGCACCGGAATTATATCTGCACGAGGCCCGCATGATGGGCGCGACCATCATGGCGCCTTGCGTGAACAACAGCAATGCGCAAGCCGTGATCAAGGGAAAGGACATTTATCTGGGATTACAGTTTTTGAATGAAATTGAAGAAAAAACGATCCTGAAAATTGTGTCGGCGCGCGAGCAGGATGGCGTGTACACATCCTTGAATAATTTCATTGATCGCGTGGCCATTTCAATCGAGCAATTGACAATCCTGATCCGCATTGACGCATTCAGATTTACGGGAATTAACAAAAAAACATTGCTTTGGAAAGCGCATTTCCGACTTAGCAAAACACCGGCAAAAGTCCCGCAGAAGCAGTTGTTTCATACGGAAGTGAAAGATTATCAGCTCCCGACGTTCCACTCTTCGCCGATTGACGATGCATATGATCAGATAGAATTACTGGGTTTTGCATTATGCAGCCCTTTCGATCTTTTGAAAAATGCGCTGCCGAAAAGCGTCATGAGCAAAGACCTCCATGCTTACGTTAATCGCGAAGTGGTGCAATATGGGTATCTCGTAGCAGTTAAAAACACACGGACGGCGAGGGGTGAAACCATGCAATTCGGCACTTTTCTGGATCAGGAAGGGCATTTCATTGATACGGTGCATTTTCCACAGGTCGCAGCGAAGTTTAATTTTTCTGTAAAAGGTGTTTATAAAATCCGTGGCGTAGTCACAGAAGAATTTGGGTTTTTAACGATTGAAGTGATTGAAATTACAAGGATGGACTCCGCAACGCGTTAA
- a CDS encoding M16 family metallopeptidase: MKKALIALYIAGFGMGPLTISFAQDLSTQKVPLDPGVRTGKLKNGLTYYIRKNAEPKNRAELRLAVKAGSVLETDAQQGLAHFMEHMNFNGTTNFPKNELVNFLQKTGVRFGADLNAYTGFDETVYMLPIPTDSAGLLDKGLQVLEDWAHGALLDPAEIEKERGVVLEESRMGRGAQQRMRDKFLKVILNNSRYAERLPIGKDSILKSFKPETITAFYKDWYRPDLMAVIAVGDFDVDKVEATIKQKFGSMPAPVNAKKRTKYTIPLDGSTQVAIVTDPEYPQNLIQLIYKQPNSKERTLKNVRDNFAQGLYNSMMAQRMQELTQKANPPFLYGDSQYGDFLGDLDSYTSIALAKDAASMKTALTALLEENARVQKFGFTQPELDRAKKDFYNSIEQYYKERDKTKSANHVQEYLDHFLHEEPYMSAEAYFEFVKKHLEGVSLAEINALAKKYITDKNRAVVVMGPEKSKDELPKEAEIRKLLLEAGKDVTAYVDDVVDSPLLPAEPKPGKVVSEKQLDKLGVTELTLSNGVKILLKPTDFKNDEILIKATGKGGYSLFPEERETGIFASYLIQSGGVGPYNQTQLQKFLAGKTASAGPYLSELTEGMGGSTNPKDLETTLQLIYAYFTAPRKDADVVTGILANQKAYLENMQKTLTPEKVYSDSLNGVLTSYNPKRRPLKPESIDKVNLDRAVEMYKDRFADASDFVFTFVGAFKPEEIKPLLEKYIGGLPSTDRDDTFKHPNIFPPKGTIDKTIYKGLEPKSRVTLISSGEFEYSPENNMQIEALQEVLQIKLIEALREEESGVYGVSVSESTDKFPSGHYRFSIGFGCAPENVDKLVKRAREEVNKVKQNGADPKDIEKFVAETQRKTETALKTNNFWLNYLDDNTFLGDDLNEIFMQDKLLKSITVASTKVSAEKYFNDENFIKVVLMPEKK, encoded by the coding sequence ATGAAAAAGGCGCTGATCGCTTTATATATCGCGGGATTTGGAATGGGCCCGCTGACTATTTCTTTTGCCCAGGATCTTTCGACCCAAAAAGTCCCGCTTGATCCGGGTGTGCGGACAGGAAAACTTAAAAACGGCCTGACTTACTATATCAGAAAGAATGCTGAGCCTAAAAACCGTGCAGAATTACGTCTTGCTGTAAAGGCAGGATCGGTCCTGGAAACGGATGCGCAACAAGGATTGGCGCATTTCATGGAGCATATGAACTTCAATGGCACGACCAATTTCCCTAAAAATGAACTGGTTAACTTCCTTCAAAAGACCGGTGTGCGCTTCGGGGCGGATTTGAATGCTTATACGGGTTTCGACGAAACTGTTTATATGCTGCCTATTCCTACTGATTCGGCCGGATTGCTGGACAAAGGCCTTCAAGTGCTGGAAGACTGGGCGCACGGCGCCTTGCTGGATCCTGCCGAAATTGAAAAAGAGCGCGGCGTTGTGCTGGAAGAGTCGAGAATGGGACGCGGTGCGCAACAGCGTATGCGGGATAAATTCCTGAAAGTAATCCTCAATAATTCGCGCTATGCGGAGCGGCTGCCGATTGGAAAAGACAGCATTCTTAAAAGCTTCAAACCGGAGACAATTACAGCATTTTACAAGGATTGGTATCGCCCTGACCTGATGGCCGTTATAGCTGTCGGTGATTTTGATGTGGATAAAGTGGAAGCTACGATCAAGCAGAAATTCGGTTCAATGCCTGCGCCTGTCAATGCTAAGAAGCGGACAAAATATACCATCCCACTGGATGGATCAACACAGGTGGCCATCGTGACAGATCCGGAATATCCGCAGAATCTGATTCAGCTTATTTACAAGCAGCCCAACAGCAAAGAGAGAACATTGAAAAATGTGCGGGACAACTTCGCGCAGGGATTGTATAATTCAATGATGGCGCAGCGCATGCAGGAGCTTACCCAAAAAGCGAATCCACCTTTTCTGTACGGAGACAGCCAGTATGGCGACTTCCTGGGTGACCTCGATTCTTATACTTCGATAGCATTGGCCAAAGATGCCGCTTCGATGAAAACTGCTTTGACCGCATTACTTGAAGAAAACGCACGTGTGCAGAAATTTGGCTTCACACAGCCGGAATTGGATCGGGCAAAAAAAGATTTTTACAACTCCATTGAGCAGTACTATAAAGAACGGGATAAGACTAAGTCGGCAAATCATGTTCAGGAATATCTGGACCATTTCCTGCACGAGGAGCCTTATATGAGCGCAGAGGCTTATTTTGAATTTGTAAAAAAACATTTGGAAGGCGTCTCACTGGCGGAAATCAATGCGCTTGCCAAAAAATACATTACAGACAAAAACAGGGCCGTAGTGGTCATGGGGCCCGAAAAGAGTAAGGACGAGCTGCCTAAGGAAGCCGAAATCCGGAAGCTGTTGCTTGAAGCAGGCAAAGATGTAACTGCCTATGTGGATGACGTCGTTGACTCTCCCCTCTTGCCTGCCGAACCAAAACCCGGGAAGGTGGTCAGCGAAAAGCAGTTGGATAAGCTGGGCGTTACCGAGCTTACATTGTCAAACGGTGTAAAGATTTTGCTGAAACCGACAGATTTTAAAAATGATGAAATCCTGATCAAGGCAACCGGTAAAGGAGGCTATTCGCTATTTCCGGAAGAACGTGAAACGGGTATTTTCGCCAGTTATCTGATTCAATCTGGCGGTGTAGGGCCTTATAACCAAACGCAACTTCAAAAATTCCTGGCTGGAAAAACGGCCAGTGCCGGGCCTTACCTGAGCGAGCTCACCGAGGGAATGGGCGGCAGCACTAATCCGAAAGACCTGGAAACGACATTGCAACTGATATACGCCTACTTCACAGCACCGAGGAAAGATGCGGACGTGGTAACCGGGATCTTGGCGAACCAAAAGGCCTATCTCGAAAACATGCAAAAAACGCTTACGCCTGAGAAAGTCTATTCCGATTCCCTGAATGGCGTCCTGACCAGCTATAACCCGAAACGCAGACCATTGAAGCCGGAAAGCATTGACAAGGTGAATTTGGATCGTGCGGTCGAAATGTACAAAGACCGCTTTGCAGATGCATCCGATTTCGTGTTTACGTTCGTAGGTGCATTCAAGCCGGAAGAAATTAAGCCGCTGCTCGAAAAATACATTGGCGGGCTGCCTTCAACCGATCGTGATGATACATTTAAACACCCCAACATTTTCCCTCCGAAAGGGACTATTGACAAAACAATCTACAAGGGTTTAGAGCCCAAAAGCCGCGTTACACTGATTTCAAGTGGTGAATTTGAATATAGCCCTGAAAACAATATGCAGATCGAAGCATTGCAGGAAGTGCTGCAAATCAAGCTCATAGAGGCATTACGCGAAGAAGAAAGTGGTGTGTATGGCGTAAGTGTTTCAGAAAGCACTGACAAATTTCCCTCAGGACATTACCGGTTCAGCATTGGTTTTGGATGCGCGCCTGAGAATGTGGACAAGCTTGTGAAACGCGCGAGAGAGGAAGTGAACAAGGTGAAGCAGAACGGTGCTGATCCAAAAGACATTGAAAAATTTGTAGCGGAAACACAACGTAAAACGGAAACTGCGCTGAAAACCAACAACTTCTGGCTGAATTACCTGGATGATAACACATTCCTGGGCGACGATCTGAACGAGATTTTCATGCAGGACAAATTATTGAAATCCATCACCGTTGCCAGCACCAAAGTCTCGGCTGAAAAGTATTTCAATGACGAAAACTTCATCAAGGTTGTGCTTATGCCTGAAAAGAAGTAA
- a CDS encoding DUF3820 family protein produces MEEMQVPDPAILKELLKYKMPFGKYKDTLIADLPVSYLEWFQRQGFPAGKLGMLLSTMYEIQINGLGELLYRLRKMQ; encoded by the coding sequence ATGGAAGAAATGCAAGTGCCCGATCCGGCCATTTTGAAGGAGCTCTTGAAATACAAAATGCCTTTCGGGAAATACAAGGATACATTGATTGCCGATCTGCCGGTTTCATATCTGGAATGGTTTCAGCGGCAGGGATTTCCGGCAGGTAAGCTCGGAATGTTGCTCAGCACCATGTATGAAATCCAGATTAATGGGCTAGGGGAGCTGCTTTACCGACTGAGGAAGATGCAGTAA